Proteins from a genomic interval of Salvelinus alpinus chromosome 7, SLU_Salpinus.1, whole genome shotgun sequence:
- the LOC139581272 gene encoding transmembrane protein 121-like → MVPTPQVCVSTLVTVSTMAVVDLYLLEQSMLGARGKAGPGVWPCAAVLLGDLGFLLALRFVSAGVVSEAPSPRRGFANALWFLFLSLLQLKLFFVCQNYRTERRPPDPLARKTLTLLLSVCLPSLFLILTGADNMTPLRRKQEVRGRLLWVVVDLLDVLDLQAGLWEAHTGATDLGVPLWAEGLVFFYCYALLLLLPCVALTELGAAALPGQRGPRKEALYPWLSLVTINVFTMALRGTGMLWYRDPRVSTVFLGKNLLALAVKLSSAWERHKQGGSRGTGMGAGAGVESSMDSTLATQSSEQTEVQAQAKTTPRPPSRNHTMSRSHSHSVSHVSLDPTETSLGPSFISHEL, encoded by the coding sequence ATGGTGCCTACGCCCCAGGTGTGCGTATCTACCCTGGTCACGGTGAGCACCATGGCAGTGGTTGACCTCTACCTGCTGGAGCAGAGCATGCTGGGAGCCCGTGGCAAGGCCGGGCCCGGCGTGTGGCCGTGCGCTGCTGTGTTGCTAGGTGACCTGGGCTTCCTGCTGGCTCTGCGTTTCGTGTCGGCGGGAGTGGTGTCTGAAGCGCCCTCGCCTCGCCGAGGCTTTGCCAACGCACTCTggttcctcttcctgtccctgctCCAGCTCAAACTCTTCTTTGTCTGCCAGAACTACCGTACGGAACGCCGACCGCCCGACCCCCTGGCCAGGAAGACGCTCACCTTGCTGCTGTCAGTCTGCCTGCCCTCCCTGTTCCTCATCCTGACTGGGGCTGACAACATGACGCCCCTGAGGAGGAAGCAGGAAGTGCGGGGGAGGCTGCTCTGGGTGGTGGTGGACCTGCTGGATGTTCTGGACTTGCAGGCCGGGCTGTGGGAAGCCCACACAGGGGCCACTGACCTGGGGGTGCCCCTGTGGGCCGAAGGCCTGGTGTTCTTCTATTGCTAcgccctgctgctgctgctgccctgcGTGGCCCTCACAGAGCTGGGGGCTGCAGCCCTGCCGGGACAGAGGGGGCCCCGTAAGGAGGCCCTGTACCCCTGGCTTAGCCTGGTCACCATCAACGTGTTCACAATGGCCCTCAGGGGCACAGGCATGCTGTGGTACAGGGACCCCCGGGTCTCGACAGTGTTCCTGGGGAAGAACCTGCTGGCCCTGGCTGTGAAGCTGAGCTCTGCCTGGGAGAGGCACAAGCAAGGTGGGAGCAGGGGGACCGGGATGGGGGCCGGTGCGGGAGTAGAGTCAAGTATGGACTCCACCCTGGCAACCCAGAGCTCAGAGCAGACAGAAGTCCAAGCCCAAGCCAAAACCACCCCCAGGCCACCCTCTCGCAACCACACAATGTCCCGCTCCCACAGCCACTCCGTGTCACACGTCAGTCTGGATcccacagagacctctctgggCCCTTCCTTCATCTCCCATGAACTCTAG
- the LOC139580253 gene encoding RNA-binding protein 25-like, whose amino-acid sequence MQQRERERERCSRERERDAARARDAARDAARCSEICSESERCSERESERDAREMQRERERERERERERERERMQRERCRERKSERERAREMQRE is encoded by the exons atgcagcagagagagagagagagagagagatgcagcagagagagagagagagatgcagcgagaGCGAGAGATGCAGCGAGAGATGCAGCGAGATGCAGCGAGATATGCAGCGAGAGCGAGagatgcagcgagagagagagcgagagagatgca agagagatgcagcgagagagagagcgagagagagagagagagcgagagagagagagagagaga atgcagcgagagagatgcagagagagaaagagcgagagagagagagcgagagagatgcagcgagag